A region from the Pseudomonas sp. KU26590 genome encodes:
- a CDS encoding LLM class flavin-dependent oxidoreductase encodes MSKKKILLNAFNMNCIGHINHGFWTHPRDTSTQYKTLEYWTDLAQLLERGLFDGLFIADIVGVYDVYQKSVDVTLKESIQLPVNDPLLLVSAMAAVTKNLGFGLTANLTYEAPYLFARRMSTLDHLTRGRVGWNIVTGYLDSAARAMGLTEQIEHDRRYDQADEYLEVLYKLWEGSWEDDAVIEDRQARIYAQPEKVHYVRHSGEFYQVEGYHLCEPSPQRTPVLFQAGSSERGLQFAGSNAECVFISGQNKPATREQVDKVRASAVAAGRNPDDVKVFMGLNVIVGATEEAARAKHAEYRSYASAEAGLAHFAASTGIDFAEYELDEPIQHVKGNAIQSATKILKNNDWTRQKLLDQHALGGRYLTLIGSPEQVADELESWIAETGLDGFNLTRIVTPESYEDFIDLVIPELQRRGSYKTAYEHGTLREKLFEGDARLPERHAGASYRTRP; translated from the coding sequence ATGAGCAAGAAAAAGATCCTGCTCAATGCGTTCAACATGAACTGCATCGGCCACATCAATCACGGCTTCTGGACGCACCCCCGGGACACGTCGACCCAGTACAAGACCCTGGAATACTGGACAGATCTGGCCCAGTTGCTGGAGCGCGGGCTGTTTGACGGCTTGTTCATCGCGGACATCGTCGGGGTCTATGACGTTTATCAGAAGTCCGTGGACGTGACGCTGAAGGAATCGATCCAGTTACCGGTAAATGACCCGTTGCTGCTGGTATCGGCCATGGCCGCCGTCACCAAAAACCTCGGCTTCGGCCTGACTGCCAACCTCACCTACGAGGCGCCCTATCTGTTCGCCCGGCGCATGTCGACGCTGGATCACCTGACGCGCGGACGCGTGGGCTGGAACATCGTCACCGGGTATCTGGACAGCGCCGCGCGCGCGATGGGCCTGACCGAGCAAATCGAACACGACCGCCGCTACGACCAGGCCGACGAATACCTGGAGGTTTTGTACAAGCTGTGGGAAGGCAGTTGGGAGGACGACGCGGTGATCGAGGACCGTCAGGCACGCATCTACGCCCAACCAGAAAAGGTCCATTACGTGCGGCACAGCGGCGAGTTCTATCAGGTGGAGGGTTATCACCTCTGCGAGCCGTCGCCCCAGCGCACGCCGGTGTTGTTTCAAGCCGGCAGTTCCGAGCGCGGTTTGCAGTTCGCCGGCAGCAACGCCGAGTGCGTGTTTATCAGCGGGCAGAACAAACCCGCGACCCGCGAGCAGGTCGACAAGGTCCGCGCCAGTGCCGTGGCCGCCGGGCGCAATCCTGATGACGTCAAAGTATTCATGGGCCTCAACGTCATCGTCGGCGCCACCGAAGAAGCAGCGCGGGCCAAGCATGCGGAGTACCGGTCTTACGCCAGCGCCGAAGCGGGACTTGCGCATTTTGCTGCGTCCACCGGCATCGACTTCGCCGAATACGAGCTGGACGAGCCGATCCAGCACGTGAAAGGCAATGCCATTCAGTCAGCCACGAAGATCCTCAAGAACAACGACTGGACGCGCCAGAAGTTGCTCGATCAACACGCCTTGGGCGGCCGTTACCTCACGCTGATCGGCTCGCCCGAGCAGGTCGCCGACGAACTGGAATCGTGGATCGCCGAAACCGGTCTGGACGGCTTCAACCTCACCCGCATCGTCACCCCGGAGAGCTACGAGGATTTTATCGACCTAGTCATCCCTGAGCTGCAACGACGGGGCTCATACAAGACCGCGTACGAGCACGGCACCTTGCGCGAGAAGTTGTTTGAAGGCGACGCGCGACTGCCGGAACGGCACGCGGGGGCGAGCTATAGAACGCGCCCCTAA
- a CDS encoding efflux RND transporter periplasmic adaptor subunit: MPAQPSLFRGRLTVLSIGLCLAVLAGCEKEKPQEPVLPRVQIQEVKTSEYAAAVALTGDVQARVQTQLSFRVGGKIIQRTVDVGARVSARQVLAKLDPKDLQTNVESAIAAVAAEQARVKQTSAAFVRQEKLLPKGYTSRSEYDSAQAQLRGSQSALKAAQAQLANAREQLSYTALIADAPGIITARQAEVGQVVQPTAPIFSLARDGERDAVFDVYESLFVNPPTDQPVEVTLLDNPKVKAVGKVREVTPAVSAQTGTLQVKIALSSLPPGMDLGSVVSAALAVPAKTSVELPWSALTKGLGDQLGKPAVWVVDGDNKVSLRGVTVGRYLTGKVIIVDGLKNGEKVVVSGNQLLHPDMQVELADVHPEAAKQPTGARQ; the protein is encoded by the coding sequence ATGCCCGCCCAACCCTCTCTTTTTCGTGGTCGTCTGACTGTTCTCTCCATCGGTCTGTGCCTGGCCGTTCTCGCCGGCTGTGAGAAGGAAAAACCCCAGGAACCGGTGTTGCCCCGGGTCCAGATCCAGGAAGTCAAAACCAGTGAATACGCCGCTGCGGTCGCGCTCACCGGGGACGTGCAGGCGCGCGTGCAGACGCAGCTTTCGTTCCGGGTGGGCGGCAAGATCATTCAGCGGACGGTCGATGTCGGCGCTCGGGTGTCGGCCAGGCAAGTGCTGGCCAAACTCGACCCCAAAGACCTGCAAACCAACGTCGAATCCGCCATCGCCGCTGTTGCTGCCGAGCAGGCGCGGGTGAAACAGACTTCCGCCGCCTTCGTGCGTCAGGAAAAGCTTCTGCCCAAGGGCTACACCAGCCGCAGTGAATACGACTCGGCCCAGGCGCAGTTGCGCGGCAGTCAGAGCGCGCTCAAAGCCGCCCAGGCGCAACTGGCCAACGCCCGCGAGCAACTGAGTTACACCGCATTGATCGCCGATGCGCCTGGCATCATTACCGCGCGGCAGGCTGAGGTAGGCCAAGTCGTGCAACCAACGGCGCCGATCTTCAGCCTGGCCCGCGATGGCGAGCGTGACGCCGTGTTCGACGTTTACGAATCGCTGTTCGTCAACCCGCCCACCGACCAGCCGGTCGAAGTCACGTTGCTGGACAACCCCAAGGTCAAGGCCGTCGGTAAAGTCCGCGAAGTCACCCCGGCCGTTTCAGCGCAGACGGGCACGCTGCAAGTGAAAATCGCACTCAGCTCACTGCCGCCGGGCATGGACCTGGGTTCGGTGGTCAGTGCAGCCCTGGCCGTACCGGCCAAGACCAGCGTCGAGCTGCCATGGTCGGCGTTGACAAAAGGCCTGGGCGATCAACTCGGCAAGCCTGCCGTTTGGGTGGTTGATGGCGACAACAAGGTCAGCTTGCGCGGCGTCACCGTTGGGCGCTACCTCACAGGTAAAGTGATCATTGTCGACGGTCTGAAAAACGGTGAAAAAGTGGTTGTTTCCGGTAACCAGTTATTGCACCCCGATATGCAGGTCGAACTCGCCGACGTGCACCCCGAGGCCGCGAAGCAACCGACGGGAGCCCGGCAATGA
- a CDS encoding methionine ABC transporter ATP-binding protein: MTASAQRALPLEAAAPHAAEQAELHPQKQHAHVRFINLGKVYQGPQGPVPALQGIDLDIQRGEVFGIIGRSGAGKSSLIRTINRLEKPSSGRVLIDQVDIGEFNEDELVELRRRIGMIFQHFNLMSAKTVWQNVELPLKVAGVPKAQRQRKVAELLALVGLEGKHEAYPAQLSGGQKQRVGIARALVHDPAILLCDEATSALDPETTQSILGLLREINQRLGLTIILITHEMAVIREICDRVVVLEKGEVVEQGPVWQVFGNPQHEVGKTLLAPLQHPLPEDVQARLQPHPSEYHASVVLDLQFTGSDSKEPDLSALFNAFGGRVSLLHGGVERIQGRVLGHLLLAVSHSPLSVEELLIRARKQAQHAEVLGYVA, from the coding sequence ATGACTGCATCCGCGCAACGCGCTTTACCTCTTGAGGCTGCTGCACCGCATGCCGCCGAGCAAGCCGAACTGCATCCGCAGAAGCAACACGCCCATGTGCGCTTCATCAATCTGGGCAAGGTCTATCAAGGTCCGCAAGGGCCGGTGCCGGCACTTCAGGGCATTGATCTGGATATCCAGCGCGGTGAGGTGTTCGGCATCATCGGCCGCAGCGGCGCAGGCAAATCGTCGCTGATCCGCACCATCAATCGTCTGGAAAAACCCAGCAGCGGGCGCGTGCTGATCGATCAGGTGGACATCGGTGAGTTCAACGAAGACGAGCTGGTGGAGCTGCGCCGACGCATCGGCATGATCTTTCAGCATTTCAATCTGATGTCCGCCAAAACCGTGTGGCAGAACGTCGAGCTGCCGCTGAAAGTGGCGGGCGTGCCGAAGGCGCAGCGTCAGCGCAAAGTCGCCGAGCTGCTGGCGTTGGTGGGGCTGGAAGGCAAGCACGAGGCGTATCCGGCGCAGTTGTCGGGCGGGCAGAAGCAGCGCGTCGGCATTGCCCGGGCGTTGGTGCATGATCCGGCAATTCTGCTGTGCGACGAAGCCACTTCCGCGCTGGACCCTGAAACCACTCAGTCGATTCTCGGCCTGCTGCGCGAGATCAATCAGCGCCTGGGGCTGACGATCATTTTGATCACCCACGAGATGGCGGTGATCCGGGAAATCTGTGATCGCGTGGTGGTGTTGGAAAAAGGTGAAGTCGTCGAGCAAGGCCCGGTCTGGCAGGTGTTCGGCAACCCTCAGCATGAGGTGGGCAAAACGCTGCTGGCGCCACTGCAACACCCGCTGCCGGAGGATGTGCAAGCGCGTCTGCAGCCGCATCCTTCCGAGTATCACGCCAGCGTGGTGCTGGATCTGCAATTCACGGGTAGCGACAGCAAAGAGCCTGACCTGTCAGCGTTGTTCAATGCCTTTGGCGGGCGCGTGAGCCTGCTGCATGGCGGCGTCGAACGCATTCAGGGGCGCGTCCTCGGGCATCTGCTGCTGGCGGTGAGTCATTCGCCACTGTCGGTTGAAGAACTGCTGATTCGCGCCCGCAAACAGGCGCAACACGCGGAGGTACTGGGTTATGTGGCTTGA
- a CDS encoding class I SAM-dependent methyltransferase gives MKLDSEDLAQITATTLGNYNEVAEGFREGTRDHDVSQNIDALLRNITGTAPFQILDFGCGPGRDLQTFAAMGHIATGLDGSDRFAEMARVDSGCEVLHQNFLELKLPTERFDGIFANASLFHVPRQELPRVLRELHAALKPGGVLFSSNPRGDNQEGWKGERYGAFHDLASWTVLLTEAGFIEVEHYYRPPGLPREQQPWLASVWRKA, from the coding sequence ATGAAACTCGACTCAGAAGACCTCGCTCAGATCACGGCCACTACCCTCGGCAATTATAACGAGGTCGCCGAGGGCTTTCGCGAAGGGACCCGCGACCATGATGTGAGCCAGAACATCGATGCGCTGCTGCGCAATATCACTGGCACGGCGCCGTTTCAGATTCTCGATTTTGGCTGCGGGCCAGGCCGTGATCTGCAGACATTCGCCGCTATGGGCCACATCGCCACTGGCCTGGACGGCTCTGACCGCTTCGCCGAGATGGCCCGTGTCGACAGCGGCTGCGAAGTGCTTCACCAAAACTTCCTTGAGCTGAAGCTCCCTACTGAACGTTTCGACGGCATCTTCGCCAATGCCTCGCTGTTCCACGTGCCGCGTCAGGAATTGCCTCGGGTGCTGCGTGAATTGCACGCCGCGTTGAAGCCCGGCGGCGTGCTGTTCAGCTCCAATCCCCGAGGCGACAATCAGGAAGGCTGGAAAGGCGAGCGCTATGGCGCGTTCCATGATCTGGCGTCATGGACCGTACTGCTGACCGAAGCCGGGTTCATCGAGGTCGAGCACTACTACCGACCGCCGGGATTGCCGAGGGAGCAGCAGCCGTGGCTGGCGAGTGTCTGGCGCAAGGCTTGA
- a CDS encoding MetQ/NlpA family ABC transporter substrate-binding protein: MTKTLLTLALSLGLFTGITHAADQPLKVGTTAAFAIPLEAAVAEAEKQGLKVELVEFTDWIAPNVSLNAGDIDVNYFQHIPFLENAKAASGFDLVPYAPGIINNVGLYSKHYKSFDELPTGATVAIANDPINSGRGLQLLAKAGLITLKPGVGYKATEDDITANPKKIKLIQVEAVQLVRAYDDADLVQGYPAYIRLSKTFDAGSAILFDGLDHPEYVIQFVIKPDHKDDPRLARFIDIYQHSPVVRASLDKVNGSLYQVGWKN, translated from the coding sequence ATGACCAAAACCCTCCTCACCCTCGCGCTGTCCCTGGGCCTGTTTACCGGGATCACCCACGCCGCCGATCAACCGCTCAAAGTCGGCACCACGGCGGCGTTCGCCATTCCCCTGGAAGCAGCCGTCGCCGAAGCCGAGAAGCAGGGCCTGAAGGTCGAGCTGGTGGAATTCACCGACTGGATCGCGCCCAACGTGAGCCTCAACGCTGGCGACATCGACGTGAATTATTTCCAGCACATTCCGTTTCTGGAGAACGCCAAGGCCGCGTCCGGCTTCGATCTGGTGCCGTACGCGCCGGGCATCATCAACAACGTCGGGTTGTATTCGAAGCACTACAAAAGCTTCGATGAGCTGCCGACCGGCGCCACCGTCGCAATCGCCAACGATCCCATCAACAGCGGTCGCGGCCTGCAACTGCTGGCCAAGGCCGGTTTGATCACATTGAAACCGGGCGTGGGCTACAAGGCCACCGAAGACGACATCACCGCCAACCCGAAGAAGATAAAGCTGATCCAGGTCGAAGCCGTGCAGCTGGTGCGCGCCTATGACGATGCCGATCTGGTGCAGGGCTACCCGGCCTACATTCGTTTGTCGAAGACCTTCGATGCCGGCTCGGCGATTCTGTTCGACGGCCTCGACCATCCGGAATACGTGATTCAGTTCGTCATCAAGCCGGACCACAAGGATGACCCGCGTCTGGCCAGGTTCATCGACATCTACCAACACTCACCGGTCGTGCGCGCCTCGCTGGACAAGGTCAATGGCTCGCTGTATCAGGTCGGCTGGAAGAACTGA
- a CDS encoding methionine ABC transporter permease has product MWLDRLWQGVIDTFLMVGVSSLIALMLGIPLAVILVTSGKGGIFEAPNVNRVLGAFVNIFRSVPFLILMVALIPFTRLIVGTTYGVWAAVVPLTIASTPFFARIAEVSLREVDHGLIEAAQAMGCRRWHIVWHVLLPEALPGIVGGFTITIVTMINSSAMAGAIGAGGLGDIAYRYGYQRFDTQVMLTVIVLLVILVAVIQLGGDRLALRLNKR; this is encoded by the coding sequence ATGTGGCTTGATCGTCTGTGGCAGGGCGTCATCGACACCTTTCTGATGGTCGGCGTGTCGTCGCTGATCGCGTTGATGCTGGGCATTCCGCTGGCCGTGATTCTGGTCACCAGCGGCAAGGGCGGCATCTTTGAAGCACCCAATGTGAACCGGGTGCTGGGCGCGTTCGTGAATATTTTCCGTTCGGTGCCGTTCCTGATTCTCATGGTGGCGCTGATCCCGTTCACGCGGCTGATCGTCGGCACGACCTACGGCGTGTGGGCGGCGGTGGTGCCGCTGACCATCGCATCGACGCCGTTCTTTGCGCGCATTGCGGAAGTCAGCCTGCGGGAGGTGGACCACGGCTTAATCGAAGCGGCACAGGCGATGGGTTGCCGTCGCTGGCACATCGTCTGGCACGTGCTGCTGCCCGAAGCTCTGCCGGGCATCGTTGGGGGATTTACCATCACGATTGTGACGATGATCAATTCATCGGCCATGGCGGGCGCGATTGGCGCCGGTGGATTGGGCGACATCGCGTATCGCTACGGTTATCAGCGGTTTGATACGCAGGTGATGCTCACCGTGATCGTGTTGCTGGTGATATTAGTGGCAGTGATTCAGCTGGGTGGGGACCGATTGGCGTTGCGTTTGAACAAGCGCTGA
- a CDS encoding efflux RND transporter periplasmic adaptor subunit has protein sequence MKRLSGIVLTGLLLSACSKEEPPPEPIRPVLFIEVKPQAQESLGRFAGNIAARYESTLGFRVSGRIAQRSVDVGAQVKKGDMLAVLDPTDQQNQVRSTQGDLARVEAQLINAQANARRQQELFDRGVGAQAALDVAVTDLKTTQSSYDQSKAAMQQAKDQLSYSELRADHDAVVTEWKVEAGQVVSAGEQVVTLARPDIKEAVIDLPAQLGDQLPSDVVFTVASQLEPEINTTATVRELEPQAESTTRTRRARLTLADTPAAFRLGTAISVTLSSAIKPRIELPATSLQEIDGKTQIWVIDMQNQTVSPRVVTVLSRSDDSVVLAGGVNNGDRVVTAGVNSLKPGQKIKVDKESPR, from the coding sequence ATGAAGCGCCTGTCGGGAATCGTGCTGACCGGTCTGCTGTTGAGCGCCTGCAGCAAGGAAGAGCCGCCGCCGGAGCCGATTCGGCCGGTGCTGTTCATCGAGGTGAAGCCCCAGGCGCAGGAAAGCCTTGGTCGTTTCGCCGGCAACATTGCTGCGCGCTATGAAAGCACGTTGGGCTTCCGCGTCTCGGGTCGCATAGCCCAGCGCAGTGTCGATGTAGGCGCACAGGTGAAGAAGGGCGACATGCTCGCCGTGCTTGATCCAACGGACCAACAGAATCAGGTGCGCTCGACCCAGGGCGATCTGGCCCGGGTCGAAGCCCAGCTGATCAACGCCCAGGCCAACGCCCGTCGGCAGCAAGAATTGTTCGATCGTGGCGTCGGCGCCCAGGCCGCGCTGGATGTCGCGGTCACCGACCTGAAAACCACGCAGTCTTCCTACGATCAGTCCAAGGCTGCGATGCAGCAGGCCAAGGATCAGCTGAGCTACAGCGAGCTGCGTGCCGATCACGATGCCGTCGTCACTGAATGGAAGGTTGAAGCCGGGCAGGTGGTCAGCGCAGGTGAGCAGGTGGTGACACTGGCGCGCCCGGACATCAAAGAGGCGGTGATTGACCTGCCGGCGCAACTGGGCGATCAACTGCCCAGCGATGTCGTGTTCACAGTCGCCAGCCAACTGGAGCCGGAGATCAACACCACCGCGACGGTGCGAGAACTCGAGCCCCAGGCCGAAAGCACCACGCGCACCCGTCGCGCACGGTTGACCCTGGCGGATACGCCGGCGGCCTTCCGTTTGGGCACAGCGATCAGCGTGACCCTCAGCTCGGCGATCAAACCGCGCATCGAACTGCCCGCCACGTCCTTGCAGGAGATCGATGGCAAGACGCAGATCTGGGTCATCGATATGCAGAATCAGACGGTTTCCCCACGCGTCGTCACGGTCCTCAGCCGCAGTGATGATTCAGTGGTACTGGCCGGTGGCGTCAACAACGGTGATCGCGTTGTAACCGCCGGGGTCAACAGCCTCAAGCCGGGGCAGAAAATCAAAGTCGATAAGGAAAGCCCGCGATGA
- a CDS encoding efflux RND transporter permease subunit, giving the protein MKGTFNLSDWAIKHQSFVWYLMFVGLLMGVFSYMNLGREEDPSFTIKTMVIQTRWPGATVDETLEQVTDRIEKKLEELDSLDYVKSYTRPGESTVLVYLRDTTSAEAIPEIWYQVRKKIDDIRGQFPQGIQGPAFNDEFGDVYGSIYAFTSDGLTLRQLRDYVEQVRVQIRDVPGLGKVEMIGEQDEVLYLNFSTRKLAALGLDQRQVVQSLQSQNTVTPAGVIEAGPERISVRTSGQFASEKDLENVNLRLNDRFYRLSDIAEITRGYVDPPKPLFRFDGKPAIGLAIAMKKGGNVQAFGKQLHERMTAATAELPIGVGVHVVSDQAQVVEKAVGGFTSALFEAVVIVLIVSFISLGMRAGLVVACSIPLVLAMVFVFMEYSGITMQRISLGALIIALGLLVDDAMITVEMMVSRLEKGDTKAQAATYAYTSTAFPMLTGTLVTVAGFVPIGLNASSAGEYTFTLFAVIAVAMLVSWVVAVLFAPVIGVHILSENVKKHDENAKPGRIARAFNGSMFWAMRHRWLTIIITILLFATSLFCMRFVQNQFFPSSDRPEILVDLNLPQNASINETRRAVDKLEATLKDDPDIVSWSTYIGEGAVRFYLPLDQQLENPYYAQLVIVSKGLEERGALTERLQKRLRDDFVGIGTYVQALEMGPPVGRPIQYRVSGENIDEVRQHAIELATLLDKNQHIGEMIYDWNEPGKVLRIDINQDKARQLGLSSEDVAQLMNSIVTGSAVTQVRDDIYLINVVGRAVDSERGSPETLQNLQIVTPQGTSIPLLAFANVRYELEQPLVWRRDRKPTITLKAAVSDDMQPTDLVKELKPEIDKFAAGLPVGFKVATGGTVEESGKAQGPIAKVVPLMIFLMATFLMIQLHSVQKMFIVASVAPLGLIGVVLALVPTGTPMGFVAILGILALIGIIIRNSVILVTQIHEYEVAGYLPWDAVAEATEHRRRPILLTAAAASLGMIPIAREVFWGPMAYAMIGGIIIATLLTLLFLPALYVAWYKIKEPSDEDRRNAEREKQEKSAENERDQGGADEKPTPAR; this is encoded by the coding sequence ATGAAAGGGACGTTCAACCTCTCCGATTGGGCGATCAAGCATCAGTCGTTCGTCTGGTACCTGATGTTCGTCGGCCTGCTGATGGGCGTGTTTTCCTACATGAACCTGGGCCGCGAAGAAGACCCTTCGTTCACCATCAAGACCATGGTCATACAAACCCGCTGGCCGGGCGCGACCGTGGATGAAACCCTGGAGCAGGTCACCGACCGCATCGAGAAAAAGCTCGAAGAGCTCGACTCCCTCGACTATGTAAAAAGCTACACCCGACCGGGCGAGTCCACTGTTCTCGTTTACCTGCGCGACACCACCAGCGCCGAGGCCATTCCTGAGATCTGGTATCAGGTTCGCAAGAAGATCGACGACATTCGCGGGCAATTCCCCCAAGGTATCCAAGGCCCGGCGTTCAACGATGAGTTCGGCGACGTCTACGGCTCGATCTACGCGTTCACCTCCGATGGCCTGACCCTGCGCCAGTTGCGCGACTACGTGGAGCAAGTGCGCGTCCAGATCCGCGACGTGCCGGGCCTGGGCAAAGTCGAAATGATCGGCGAGCAGGACGAAGTGCTGTATCTGAACTTCTCCACCCGCAAGCTGGCGGCCCTGGGGCTTGATCAGCGTCAGGTGGTGCAGAGCCTGCAATCACAAAACACCGTGACGCCCGCCGGCGTCATCGAGGCCGGTCCAGAACGAATTTCCGTACGCACCTCCGGCCAGTTCGCGTCGGAGAAAGACCTCGAAAACGTCAATCTGCGCCTTAACGATCGCTTTTATCGCTTGAGCGACATCGCCGAAATCACCCGCGGCTACGTTGATCCGCCCAAGCCGCTGTTCCGCTTCGACGGCAAGCCTGCTATCGGCCTGGCCATCGCCATGAAGAAGGGCGGCAACGTGCAGGCGTTCGGCAAGCAGTTGCACGAGCGCATGACCGCCGCGACCGCCGAACTACCGATCGGCGTCGGCGTGCATGTGGTTTCCGATCAGGCGCAGGTGGTCGAGAAAGCCGTCGGCGGCTTCACCAGCGCGCTGTTCGAGGCGGTGGTGATCGTGTTGATCGTCAGCTTCATCAGCCTCGGCATGCGTGCGGGTCTGGTGGTTGCCTGCTCGATCCCGCTGGTGCTGGCGATGGTCTTCGTGTTCATGGAATACAGCGGCATCACCATGCAGCGTATTTCCCTGGGCGCCCTGATCATCGCCCTCGGCCTGCTGGTCGATGACGCCATGATTACGGTAGAGATGATGGTGTCGCGCCTTGAAAAAGGTGACACCAAAGCCCAAGCCGCGACCTACGCCTACACCTCGACGGCGTTCCCGATGCTCACCGGTACGCTGGTGACGGTCGCGGGTTTCGTGCCGATCGGCCTGAACGCCAGCTCGGCGGGTGAATACACTTTCACCCTGTTTGCGGTGATTGCCGTCGCCATGCTGGTTTCCTGGGTCGTCGCCGTGCTGTTCGCCCCAGTGATCGGCGTGCACATCCTCAGCGAGAACGTGAAAAAGCACGACGAGAACGCCAAGCCCGGACGCATCGCACGGGCCTTCAACGGCTCGATGTTCTGGGCCATGCGTCATCGCTGGCTGACCATTATCATCACGATTTTGCTGTTCGCTACGTCGCTGTTCTGCATGCGTTTCGTCCAGAACCAGTTCTTCCCGTCATCGGACAGGCCGGAGATTCTGGTCGACCTCAACCTGCCGCAGAACGCGTCGATCAACGAGACGCGCCGCGCGGTGGACAAGCTTGAAGCGACCCTCAAGGACGATCCGGATATCGTTAGCTGGAGCACCTACATCGGCGAAGGCGCGGTGCGTTTCTACCTGCCACTGGATCAGCAGCTGGAAAACCCGTACTACGCGCAGTTGGTGATCGTCAGCAAAGGGCTGGAAGAGCGCGGCGCGTTGACCGAGCGCTTGCAAAAACGCCTGCGTGATGACTTCGTCGGCATCGGCACCTATGTTCAGGCGCTGGAAATGGGCCCGCCGGTAGGGCGCCCGATTCAGTACCGGGTCAGCGGCGAGAACATTGATGAAGTGCGCCAGCACGCCATCGAACTCGCCACGCTGTTGGACAAAAACCAGCACATCGGCGAGATGATTTACGACTGGAACGAGCCCGGCAAAGTCCTGCGCATCGACATCAATCAGGACAAGGCGCGGCAACTGGGCTTGTCGTCCGAGGACGTTGCACAGCTGATGAACAGCATCGTCACGGGCTCGGCGGTGACCCAGGTGCGCGACGACATTTACCTGATCAACGTCGTCGGTCGCGCGGTGGATTCCGAGCGCGGATCGCCGGAAACCCTGCAGAACCTGCAGATCGTCACGCCCCAGGGCACGTCAATTCCGCTGCTGGCATTCGCCAACGTGCGCTATGAACTGGAACAGCCGCTGGTGTGGCGTCGCGATCGCAAACCGACGATCACGCTCAAGGCCGCCGTGAGCGACGACATGCAGCCGACGGATCTGGTCAAGGAGCTCAAGCCCGAGATCGACAAGTTCGCCGCCGGTTTGCCGGTGGGCTTCAAGGTTGCCACGGGCGGCACGGTGGAGGAGAGCGGCAAGGCCCAAGGGCCGATCGCCAAGGTCGTGCCGTTGATGATCTTCCTGATGGCGACCTTCCTGATGATCCAGCTGCACAGCGTGCAGAAGATGTTCATCGTCGCCAGTGTCGCGCCGTTAGGGTTGATCGGCGTGGTACTGGCGCTGGTGCCGACCGGAACGCCCATGGGCTTTGTGGCGATCCTCGGCATTCTGGCACTGATCGGCATCATCATCCGTAACTCGGTGATTCTGGTGACGCAGATCCACGAATACGAAGTGGCCGGTTATCTGCCGTGGGATGCGGTGGCGGAAGCGACCGAGCACCGCCGTCGGCCGATCCTGCTCACCGCAGCGGCAGCGAGCCTGGGCATGATCCCCATCGCCCGCGAAGTGTTCTGGGGACCGATGGCCTACGCGATGATCGGCGGGATCATCATCGCGACCCTGCTGACGTTGCTGTTCCTGCCGGCGCTGTATGTGGCCTGGTACAAGATCAAAGAGCCGAGTGACGAAGACCGCCGCAATGCCGAGCGGGAGAAGCAGGAAAAGAGCGCGGAGAATGAGCGCGATCAAGGCGGCGCGGACGAAAAGCCGACGCCTGCTCGATAA